A genomic segment from Ruegeria sp. TM1040 encodes:
- a CDS encoding LLM class flavin-dependent oxidoreductase, with product MRYSVLDLAPVPEGATTAEALANSADLARHAERWGYHRYWLAEHHNMPGIASAATAVMIGHIAQATSTIRVGAGGIMLPNHAPYMVAEAFGTLVEIHGDRIDLGVGRAPGTDMAAMRAMRRGLQDSGDRFPEDVQELISHLGPRRTESNLRAIPGEGTEVPVWMLGSSLYGAQLAAMLGLPYAFASHFAPQALSQAFEVYRRQFRPSKTLQKPHAMLAVNVFAAATDAEGIRLRTTMQQAFARLRLGTPGKLPAPVENIADVLTPDILAGVNQALTISAVGAKDSVREDLARLIETYQPDEVILTGQIHDHDARLRSFEIAAEILGNS from the coding sequence ATGCGCTATTCCGTCCTCGATCTCGCCCCGGTGCCAGAAGGCGCCACCACTGCAGAGGCGCTCGCCAATAGCGCCGACCTCGCCCGACACGCCGAACGCTGGGGCTATCACCGCTACTGGCTGGCGGAGCATCACAACATGCCCGGCATTGCGAGCGCGGCAACGGCGGTGATGATCGGCCATATTGCACAGGCAACCTCGACCATCCGGGTTGGCGCGGGCGGCATCATGCTGCCCAATCACGCGCCCTACATGGTGGCCGAAGCCTTTGGTACCCTTGTAGAAATTCACGGCGACCGGATCGACCTCGGCGTTGGGCGCGCACCGGGCACGGATATGGCGGCGATGCGGGCGATGCGGCGCGGGTTGCAGGACTCCGGCGATCGCTTCCCCGAGGACGTGCAGGAGCTCATCTCCCATCTCGGCCCCCGCCGCACAGAGAGCAATCTGCGCGCCATCCCCGGTGAGGGCACCGAGGTTCCAGTCTGGATGCTGGGGTCGAGCCTTTACGGGGCACAGCTCGCCGCCATGCTGGGGCTGCCTTATGCCTTTGCCTCGCATTTTGCGCCCCAAGCGCTCTCGCAGGCCTTTGAGGTCTATCGCCGCCAGTTTCGCCCCTCAAAGACGCTACAAAAGCCGCATGCGATGCTGGCGGTCAACGTCTTTGCCGCCGCCACGGATGCAGAGGGCATCCGGCTGCGCACCACCATGCAGCAAGCCTTTGCCCGGTTGCGCCTTGGCACCCCGGGCAAGCTGCCTGCCCCGGTAGAGAATATCGCAGATGTGCTGACGCCGGACATTCTTGCCGGGGTCAATCAGGCGCTGACGATTTCGGCGGTTGGCGCAAAGGACAGTGTGCGCGAAGATCTGGCACGGCTCATTGAGACCTACCAGCCCGACGAGGTGATCCTGACCGGGCAGATCCATGACCATGACGCGCGGCTGCGCTCGTTTGAGATCGCGGCAGAGATCCTGGGGAACAGCTAG
- a CDS encoding RSP_2647 family RNA methyltransferase, giving the protein MTDASLTPPARPRVKMKPKSNARAIRHGFPWVYANELVTDRRTKKLAPGSLAVLEDEAGRSLGLVAVNPESKIIARMLDRNPEALIDAEWFAARLSRAAALRGQLYDAPFYRLVHAEADGLPGVVIDRFGEACVVQPNAAWAEAHLEALTQALGEVTGCTVILKNASGRTRGLEGLDDENAVLKGAAPEEPVPVVMNGATYMADLTGGQKTGLFYDQRDNHAFAARLVAPGAEVLDVFSHVGGFGLAMLAAGAGQATCVDGSAAALDLAAAGAAASGHGDRFTARQGDAFDVLAALGAEGAKFDVVICDPPAFAPSKQALEAGLRAYERVAKLAAPLVKPGGYLGLCSCSHAADLTRFRNASARGIGKGGRRGQLLHTGYAGADHPQMPQLAESGYLKAVFFRLD; this is encoded by the coding sequence ATGACAGACGCTTCCCTGACCCCGCCCGCGCGCCCGCGCGTCAAAATGAAACCCAAGTCAAATGCCCGTGCGATCCGCCACGGCTTTCCTTGGGTCTATGCCAACGAACTGGTCACTGACCGGCGCACCAAGAAGCTCGCGCCCGGCAGCCTCGCGGTGCTCGAGGATGAAGCAGGCCGCAGCCTCGGCCTCGTGGCCGTCAATCCCGAGAGCAAGATCATTGCCCGGATGCTCGATCGCAACCCGGAAGCCTTGATTGATGCAGAGTGGTTTGCCGCGCGCCTGTCGCGCGCCGCAGCTCTGCGTGGCCAGCTTTATGACGCGCCTTTCTACCGACTGGTCCATGCCGAGGCCGACGGGCTGCCGGGCGTGGTGATTGACCGCTTTGGCGAGGCCTGCGTTGTGCAGCCCAATGCCGCCTGGGCAGAGGCCCATCTTGAGGCGCTGACACAGGCGCTGGGCGAGGTGACGGGCTGCACGGTGATCCTGAAGAACGCATCGGGCCGCACCCGTGGGCTTGAGGGGCTTGATGATGAAAACGCGGTGCTCAAAGGTGCCGCACCCGAGGAGCCGGTCCCGGTGGTGATGAATGGTGCCACCTATATGGCGGATCTCACCGGCGGGCAGAAGACCGGCCTGTTTTACGATCAGCGTGACAACCATGCCTTTGCCGCACGTCTGGTAGCGCCGGGGGCCGAAGTCCTCGATGTGTTCTCGCATGTGGGCGGCTTTGGCCTCGCGATGCTGGCGGCGGGCGCGGGGCAGGCGACTTGTGTCGATGGCTCTGCGGCAGCCCTTGATCTTGCGGCAGCGGGCGCTGCGGCCTCCGGCCACGGCGACAGGTTTACCGCCCGTCAAGGCGATGCCTTTGACGTGCTGGCAGCGCTTGGTGCAGAAGGCGCAAAGTTTGACGTGGTGATCTGTGACCCGCCCGCATTTGCGCCCTCAAAACAAGCGCTTGAGGCTGGTTTGCGCGCCTATGAGAGGGTCGCGAAACTGGCCGCGCCCCTGGTAAAGCCCGGCGGCTACCTAGGCTTGTGTTCTTGTTCGCATGCTGCGGATCTGACGCGCTTTCGCAATGCGTCTGCACGCGGGATCGGCAAGGGCGGACGTCGCGGACAGCTCTTGCACACCGGCTATGCGGGGGCGGACCATCCGCAGATGCCGCAGCTGGCCGAGAGCGGCTATCTCAAGGCCGTGTTCTTCCGGCTCGACTGA
- a CDS encoding RDD family protein, which translates to MTALPDPDLQAEFYSGVTAKRLFAFLIDTALIFAIAAVIVPFTAFLGLLVWPMLYLTVGFVYRVATLANGSATLGMRFCGIELREHSGARLDGGSALLHTVGYTVSMAVPVLQIISILLMLTTARGQGLSDHLLGTAMLRRRA; encoded by the coding sequence ATGACCGCCCTCCCCGATCCAGACTTGCAGGCCGAGTTTTACTCCGGCGTCACCGCCAAGCGTCTGTTTGCCTTTTTGATCGACACCGCGTTGATCTTTGCCATCGCGGCGGTGATCGTCCCCTTTACGGCGTTTCTGGGCCTTCTGGTCTGGCCGATGCTCTATCTGACCGTGGGGTTTGTCTATCGTGTTGCAACGCTGGCAAACGGGTCGGCCACCTTGGGCATGCGGTTTTGTGGGATCGAATTGCGCGAACACTCCGGCGCCCGGCTCGACGGCGGCAGCGCGCTTTTGCATACCGTGGGCTATACCGTCTCTATGGCGGTCCCGGTTCTGCAGATCATCTCGATCCTGCTGATGCTGACCACCGCGCGCGGTCAGGGCCTGAGCGACCATCTGCTGGGCACCGCAATGCTGCGCCGCCGCGCCTGA
- a CDS encoding RSP_2648 family PIN domain-containing protein yields the protein MKLLLDTCVLYPTVMREMLLGAARAGHFVPLWSARILGEWERAAVKLGPAGAAQATAEIALLKAAWPKAEVAPAPGLEARLWLPDQHDIHVLAAAIAGHADGIVTVNAKDFPRQTLAEEGLTRSAPDELLYDFWLKHPEGIEAVGQAVLAEARRLSGEDWQMRALLKKARLPRLAKALA from the coding sequence GTGAAGCTGCTGCTTGATACCTGCGTGCTCTACCCGACCGTGATGCGCGAGATGCTGCTGGGCGCGGCGCGCGCGGGGCATTTTGTGCCGCTCTGGTCGGCGCGGATTTTGGGCGAGTGGGAGCGCGCGGCAGTGAAGCTCGGCCCCGCCGGCGCGGCGCAGGCCACAGCTGAAATTGCGCTCCTGAAGGCGGCGTGGCCCAAGGCGGAGGTCGCGCCAGCCCCCGGTCTCGAGGCCCGATTGTGGTTGCCGGATCAGCATGACATTCATGTGCTTGCTGCAGCGATTGCAGGCCATGCGGATGGGATCGTCACCGTCAACGCAAAGGATTTCCCCCGCCAGACGCTGGCGGAGGAAGGGCTGACGCGCAGCGCGCCCGATGAGCTCTTGTATGACTTCTGGCTCAAACATCCCGAGGGGATCGAGGCCGTTGGGCAGGCTGTACTTGCGGAGGCCAGAAGGCTCTCGGGTGAGGACTGGCAGATGCGGGCGCTGTTGAAAAAGGCGCGTCTGCCACGGCTTGCCAAGGCTTTGGCCTGA
- a CDS encoding M48 family metallopeptidase, whose amino-acid sequence MLRLTPILLAVIYGLVMYRLSVWRTHRELSARSTELADPHLKRMTDRLAAALELPRIPVYIYEIDPVNGLAAPDGRIFITRGFYRKFQSGEVTDAELASVIAHELGHVALGHAKKRMIDFSGQNALRTVLMMVIGRYIPFVGPWIAGVLTNLLAARLSRGDEYEADEYAAALLTKAGIGVEPQKDLFRKLEELTNSRAGMAPAWLMSHPKTEERIAALERLEDKWREA is encoded by the coding sequence ATGCTGAGACTGACTCCGATCCTTCTTGCGGTGATTTACGGGCTGGTGATGTATCGCCTCTCCGTCTGGCGCACCCACCGCGAATTGAGCGCCCGCTCTACAGAGCTTGCGGACCCGCATCTGAAACGCATGACCGACCGGCTTGCGGCCGCGCTCGAGCTGCCGCGCATCCCGGTCTACATCTATGAGATCGACCCGGTGAATGGCCTTGCCGCGCCCGACGGGCGGATTTTCATCACCCGTGGCTTTTATCGCAAATTCCAGTCCGGCGAGGTCACCGATGCCGAATTGGCGAGCGTGATCGCCCATGAGCTTGGTCACGTGGCGCTTGGACATGCCAAGAAACGGATGATCGATTTCTCCGGCCAGAACGCGCTGCGCACGGTGCTGATGATGGTCATCGGGCGCTATATTCCCTTTGTCGGACCATGGATCGCGGGGGTTCTCACCAACCTTCTGGCCGCGCGCCTGTCGCGGGGGGATGAATATGAGGCCGACGAATATGCGGCCGCCCTGCTGACCAAGGCCGGTATCGGTGTCGAGCCGCAGAAAGACCTGTTTCGCAAACTCGAAGAGCTCACGAATTCTCGGGCCGGGATGGCCCCCGCATGGCTCATGAGTCACCCCAAGACCGAGGAACGCATCGCCGCGCTGGAGCGGCTCGAGGACAAGTGGCGCGAGGCCTGA
- a CDS encoding VOC family protein, giving the protein MQFLHAVSLVVPDYDAAIAFYCQTLGWTLAEDVDQGRKRWVRILPPGATAGSLILARAEGPAQEAAIGNQFGGRVGLFLATDDFARDHRAMTAAGVLFEEAPRVEPYGTVAVWRDPFGNRWDLIQFA; this is encoded by the coding sequence GTGCAATTTCTCCACGCCGTCTCCCTTGTGGTGCCCGATTACGACGCGGCCATTGCGTTTTACTGCCAGACACTTGGCTGGACCCTGGCCGAAGATGTGGATCAGGGCCGCAAGCGCTGGGTGCGCATTCTGCCGCCGGGCGCCACTGCGGGCAGTCTGATCCTCGCACGCGCCGAGGGCCCTGCCCAGGAGGCCGCCATCGGCAACCAGTTTGGCGGACGGGTCGGGCTCTTCCTGGCAACGGATGATTTTGCCCGCGATCACCGCGCCATGACCGCCGCCGGTGTCCTCTTTGAGGAGGCCCCGCGAGTTGAGCCATATGGTACCGTTGCAGTCTGGCGCGACCCTTTTGGCAATCGCTGGGACCTGATCCAGTTCGCCTAG
- a CDS encoding glutamine-synthetase adenylyltransferase: MSQSLSHSLKLHRCPRPFDPAISAEVVAEFAHLSPEFQALLGGTAGSSPYLNTLIRSEQAWLEGALLNPEAARDAEFQTCRAAPPDQVKSILRAGKRRIALLCALCDLSGHWPLEEVTGTLTRFGELAVDVALKAEIALLIKRNKLPGMGEEDIATAAGMSVFAMGKMGAYELNYSSDIDLICLFDETRFARDDFLDARQAMVRATRNMSAALNDRTAEGYVFRTDLRLRPDPSVTPVALAMAAAEHYYESLGRTWERAAYIKARACAGDIAAGEAFLKTLTPFVWRRHLDFAAIEDAHNMRLRIRENKGTGGPITVLGHDMKLGRGGIREIEFFTQTRQLIAGGRDPSLRVRGTVEGLEALAAAGWITSEVAATLAGHYRAHREIEHRIQMVHDAQTHRMPTSQEGLSRVACLMDVEAESFVSGLRDRLSEVHRLTEDFFAPGSSAKPAEPLPEALDQSVIARWPSYPALRSDRGARVFERLKPELLSRLARTANPKEALLALDGFLAGMPAGVQLFSLFEANPQLIDLLVDIVGTSPALANHLSRNASVFDAVLDGGFFAEWPGRDWLIADLEQALDGEGDYERQLDLTRRWHREWHFRTGVHHLRGLIGAETAGQQYADLADAVITALLPKVAAQFASKHGPMPGRGCVILGMGSLGAGQLSATSDLDLIMIYDPLEEDSSDGKRPLAVRPYYARLTQAMVTALSAPMSQGRLYEVDMRLRPSGNQGPVATSWQSFTQYQEHDAWVWEHLALTRARVVAGEETLARDLETFRCAFLAKPRSRQEVLSEVIEMRRRLAAAKAPEGVWDAKTGPGRMLDIELIAQAGTLLAGRSTRAVAEGLSAGVASGWLSDAQAQGLRRSYALYWSVQGATRLIAGKGSDGAVRGEGGAAFLLRSTGFDDLSLLQQALEDAYAEAAAIIEAALGPVSQNPDAQEPESQSNDDQDDTPLS, from the coding sequence ATGTCTCAATCGCTGTCTCATTCGCTCAAACTGCACCGTTGCCCCAGACCCTTTGATCCCGCCATTAGCGCCGAGGTGGTTGCGGAATTTGCGCATCTCTCTCCTGAGTTTCAGGCGCTCCTTGGGGGGACTGCGGGCAGCAGCCCCTATCTCAATACTCTGATCCGCTCCGAGCAGGCGTGGCTCGAGGGGGCGCTTCTGAACCCCGAAGCCGCTCGGGACGCTGAATTCCAAACCTGTCGCGCGGCGCCACCCGATCAGGTGAAATCCATCTTGCGCGCGGGCAAACGCCGGATCGCCCTCTTGTGTGCGCTGTGCGATCTCTCCGGGCATTGGCCGCTCGAAGAGGTCACAGGCACGCTCACCCGGTTTGGTGAACTGGCGGTGGATGTGGCGCTCAAGGCCGAGATTGCGCTCCTGATCAAGCGCAACAAACTGCCCGGCATGGGCGAAGAAGACATCGCCACCGCCGCCGGCATGAGTGTTTTTGCGATGGGCAAGATGGGCGCCTACGAGCTGAATTACAGCTCTGACATTGATCTCATCTGTCTCTTTGACGAGACCCGTTTCGCGCGGGATGATTTTCTGGATGCGCGGCAGGCCATGGTGCGCGCCACCCGCAACATGAGCGCCGCCCTCAATGACCGCACCGCCGAGGGCTATGTCTTTCGCACCGACCTTCGGCTCCGCCCGGACCCTTCGGTAACGCCGGTTGCCTTGGCGATGGCGGCGGCCGAGCACTACTACGAGAGCCTTGGCCGAACCTGGGAGCGCGCCGCCTATATCAAAGCCCGCGCCTGTGCTGGCGACATCGCGGCGGGCGAGGCGTTCCTCAAGACCCTCACTCCGTTTGTATGGCGGCGGCATCTTGATTTTGCTGCCATTGAGGACGCGCATAACATGCGCCTGCGCATTCGTGAAAACAAAGGCACCGGCGGCCCGATCACCGTGCTGGGACACGATATGAAACTCGGGCGCGGGGGCATCCGCGAGATCGAGTTTTTCACCCAGACCCGCCAGCTCATTGCCGGGGGGCGCGACCCGTCGCTCAGGGTGCGGGGCACCGTCGAGGGGTTGGAGGCGCTTGCGGCAGCGGGGTGGATCACCTCCGAGGTGGCCGCAACCCTGGCCGGTCACTACCGCGCCCATCGTGAAATCGAACACCGCATCCAGATGGTGCATGACGCGCAAACTCATCGCATGCCCACCTCGCAAGAGGGGCTGTCGCGGGTGGCCTGCCTCATGGATGTCGAGGCTGAATCCTTTGTGAGCGGGTTGCGCGACCGGCTGTCGGAGGTGCATCGCCTCACCGAGGATTTCTTTGCCCCGGGCAGCAGCGCGAAACCCGCAGAGCCCTTGCCCGAGGCACTCGACCAATCGGTGATCGCGCGTTGGCCCAGCTACCCGGCGCTACGCTCGGATCGTGGTGCGCGGGTGTTTGAACGTCTCAAACCCGAACTCCTGAGCCGTCTCGCCCGCACCGCCAACCCCAAAGAGGCGCTCTTAGCGCTGGATGGGTTTCTGGCCGGGATGCCCGCTGGGGTACAGCTGTTTTCGCTCTTTGAGGCCAATCCGCAGTTGATTGATCTTCTGGTCGACATCGTTGGCACGTCACCAGCGCTGGCCAACCACCTGTCACGCAACGCATCGGTGTTTGACGCGGTGCTGGATGGCGGGTTCTTTGCAGAATGGCCCGGACGCGACTGGCTGATTGCAGACCTGGAACAGGCCCTGGATGGCGAGGGGGATTATGAACGGCAACTGGATCTGACACGGCGCTGGCACCGCGAATGGCATTTTCGCACCGGCGTGCATCACCTGCGCGGGCTGATCGGGGCCGAGACCGCCGGGCAGCAATATGCGGATCTCGCGGATGCGGTGATTACCGCGCTGCTGCCCAAGGTGGCCGCGCAATTTGCCAGCAAACATGGCCCCATGCCTGGACGGGGCTGTGTCATTCTCGGCATGGGCTCCTTGGGCGCGGGGCAGCTCTCGGCCACCTCTGATCTTGATCTCATCATGATCTACGACCCACTCGAGGAAGACAGCTCCGATGGCAAACGCCCGCTGGCGGTGCGCCCTTATTATGCGCGCCTCACGCAGGCCATGGTCACAGCGCTGAGTGCGCCGATGTCCCAAGGTCGGCTCTACGAGGTCGATATGCGCCTGCGCCCGTCGGGCAATCAGGGGCCAGTGGCAACCAGTTGGCAGAGCTTTACCCAGTATCAGGAACATGACGCCTGGGTCTGGGAGCATCTGGCCCTGACCCGCGCCCGGGTGGTGGCAGGCGAAGAGACGCTGGCCCGCGATCTTGAGACCTTCCGCTGCGCCTTCCTCGCAAAACCCCGCAGCCGTCAGGAGGTGCTCTCGGAGGTGATCGAGATGCGCCGAAGGCTGGCCGCGGCCAAAGCCCCCGAGGGGGTGTGGGACGCCAAGACCGGCCCCGGACGCATGCTCGACATCGAACTTATTGCGCAGGCCGGGACGCTTCTGGCCGGGCGGTCCACGCGCGCGGTTGCCGAAGGGCTCAGCGCCGGTGTCGCCAGTGGCTGGTTAAGTGACGCGCAGGCTCAAGGGTTGCGTCGCTCGTATGCGTTATACTGGTCGGTGCAAGGCGCCACGCGGCTGATTGCCGGGAAAGGGTCAGATGGGGCGGTGCGCGGCGAAGGGGGGGCGGCCTTCCTGCTGCGCAGCACCGGGTTTGACGATCTTTCCCTGCTGCAACAGGCGCTGGAAGATGCCTATGCCGAGGCGGCCGCGATCATCGAGGCCGCGCTTGGCCCTGTATCGCAGAACCCTGACGCACAAGAGCCGGAGTCCCAGAGCAACGATGACCAAGATGACACCCCCCTCAGCTGA
- a CDS encoding DUF2852 domain-containing protein — MTSYSTNLPPTPQQGWLARSESWLDSKGKGAWIAAMVLGFVFVWPVGLAILAYMIWSKRMFNSSCRRRSTHMHRGFHAMKSSGNGAFDAYKADTLARLEQEQTDFEAFLGRLRAAKDKAEFDQFMDERAARPDEANDADDAPQDGARPSKA, encoded by the coding sequence ATGACCAGTTACTCGACCAATCTGCCGCCGACCCCGCAACAGGGCTGGCTCGCCCGAAGCGAATCCTGGCTCGATTCTAAAGGCAAAGGCGCGTGGATCGCCGCAATGGTCCTTGGCTTTGTCTTCGTCTGGCCCGTCGGCCTTGCAATCCTCGCCTACATGATCTGGAGCAAACGCATGTTCAATTCTTCCTGCCGCCGCCGTTCGACCCATATGCACCGTGGCTTTCATGCGATGAAAAGCAGTGGTAACGGTGCGTTCGACGCCTACAAAGCCGACACTCTGGCGCGGCTTGAACAAGAGCAGACCGATTTCGAAGCCTTCCTCGGCCGGCTGCGCGCCGCCAAGGACAAAGCTGAATTCGATCAGTTCATGGATGAGCGCGCCGCGCGCCCCGACGAGGCCAATGACGCAGACGACGCACCCCAGGATGGCGCTCGCCCGTCCAAAGCCTGA
- a CDS encoding arginyltransferase, which translates to MRHTLPIAPQFYVTAPQPCPYLEGRMERKLFTSLQGDGVEQLNNSLSQQGFRRSQNVLYRPSCSDCSACMSARISVADFKPTRSQRKTLNRNRHLDRRATSPWATEDQYALFRDYLDQRHADGGMADMDVFEYAAMVEETPIRTRVVEYTDLDTNALTAVSLTDVLEDGLSMVYSFYAPNLPQNSLGTFMVLDHIEIAREAGLPYVYLGYWVPGSQKMGYKAKFSGLEVYFGGEWTPLKDPESFTAEDHPLSTAPVAEQVANIQLPQGTSPKKR; encoded by the coding sequence ATGCGCCACACTCTACCGATCGCTCCTCAGTTCTATGTGACTGCGCCGCAGCCCTGCCCCTACCTTGAGGGCCGGATGGAGCGCAAACTGTTCACCTCGCTGCAGGGCGACGGTGTGGAGCAGCTGAACAACTCGCTCAGCCAGCAGGGCTTTCGGCGCTCGCAGAATGTGCTCTACCGTCCTTCCTGTTCCGACTGCTCGGCCTGCATGTCCGCACGCATCAGCGTTGCCGACTTCAAACCGACCCGCAGCCAGCGCAAGACGCTCAATCGCAACCGCCACCTGGACCGGCGCGCCACCTCGCCCTGGGCGACCGAGGATCAATACGCGCTGTTTCGAGACTATCTCGACCAGCGCCACGCCGACGGTGGCATGGCGGACATGGATGTCTTTGAATATGCCGCCATGGTCGAGGAAACCCCGATCCGGACGCGGGTGGTGGAATACACCGACTTGGACACCAATGCGCTCACCGCTGTTTCACTCACCGATGTGCTCGAAGACGGGCTGAGCATGGTCTATTCCTTCTATGCGCCCAACCTGCCGCAGAACTCGCTCGGCACCTTCATGGTGCTTGATCACATCGAGATCGCGCGCGAGGCCGGGCTGCCCTATGTTTACCTGGGCTACTGGGTCCCTGGCAGTCAGAAGATGGGGTACAAGGCCAAGTTCTCCGGCCTTGAAGTCTATTTCGGCGGCGAATGGACTCCCTTGAAGGACCCCGAAAGCTTTACCGCCGAGGATCACCCTCTCTCTACCGCGCCGGTGGCCGAGCAGGTGGCCAATATCCAGCTGCCGCAGGGTACCTCCCCCAAAAAAAGGTAA
- a CDS encoding TRAP transporter large permease → MLFGLDGVEIGLIIVFLCLFGGILSGFPVAFAIGGAGVISFGIIAALDSAGLLIHQAIDTSSQAYRDIVSSGVKPDVISVFRYPDLPRIAEPVFPQGWEVAMDRNVSFIVNRINERVLAGASIETLLAVLMFVLMGITLERSKIANDLLTTMARVFGPLPGGLAVSIVVVGAFLAASTGIVGATVVTMGLLALPTMLRNNYSPELATGVIAASGTLGQIIPPSIVIVLLGTLAGDLYSTAQENRAQEAGCTDALTYLGEPAVVSVGTLFQAALLPGIMLALLYALYAFGYALLNPHKAPAVQMGAANEEPITRAESLTWFLGVPAALIVGTVLLNSVNLVGSQNITVSAFSDAGQTASLRTNVGPECQAAMIDLHGQEAWDAAVAEQVEIDAAGGVAEATKLSEEELAQALEQKIANAAPIGTGIATIIVLLGLTLAVGRGVAPSRDAKPLIVGAIGLLLLALIDVIAIGPTTSASATVAWMLLPVLLALYGCKEAAARCARNDLIRVVFPPLVLIVAVLGSILGGITNPTPAAALGAGGAIMLAAYRRLKDEGQSGNIIIWATFAVILAILTGMNFDLRINQDVVPAESYAAFFFAYSCYLFALFGLLYGIWVLFKGGVMTPIVRETAKVTSMVFTILIGSQLLNLVVISFGGEHYIQQFLKSFDNELTVFLIVMLVLFILGFVLDFLEIIYIVIPIVGPVIYGGSFDPKWVTIMVAVNLQTSFLTPPFGFALFYLRGVAPREVTTGHIYRGVLPFVLIQVLGLAILWFFPSIVTIVPSLIPN, encoded by the coding sequence ATGCTATTCGGACTTGATGGCGTCGAAATCGGCCTAATCATCGTCTTTCTCTGCCTCTTCGGGGGCATTCTCTCGGGCTTTCCGGTGGCCTTTGCCATCGGGGGCGCCGGGGTCATCTCCTTCGGGATCATTGCCGCGCTCGACAGTGCGGGGCTTCTGATTCACCAGGCCATTGACACCTCCAGTCAGGCCTATCGAGATATCGTCAGCTCCGGCGTGAAGCCGGATGTGATTTCCGTATTCCGATACCCGGACTTGCCAAGGATCGCAGAGCCTGTGTTCCCGCAGGGCTGGGAAGTTGCGATGGACCGCAACGTCTCCTTCATCGTGAACCGGATCAACGAGCGGGTTCTGGCCGGCGCCTCCATCGAGACGCTGCTGGCAGTGCTGATGTTCGTTCTGATGGGCATCACGCTTGAACGCTCCAAGATCGCAAACGATCTTCTGACCACCATGGCGCGTGTCTTTGGCCCGCTGCCGGGCGGTCTGGCTGTGTCCATCGTGGTTGTGGGCGCGTTTCTTGCGGCGTCCACCGGGATCGTGGGCGCAACGGTTGTGACCATGGGGCTTCTGGCCCTGCCGACCATGCTGCGCAACAACTACTCGCCGGAACTGGCGACAGGTGTGATTGCAGCCTCGGGGACGCTTGGTCAGATCATTCCGCCCTCGATCGTGATCGTTCTTCTGGGCACGCTCGCAGGGGATCTCTACTCCACCGCGCAGGAAAACCGGGCGCAGGAAGCGGGCTGTACGGATGCGCTGACGTATCTTGGCGAGCCTGCGGTTGTGTCCGTGGGCACATTGTTCCAGGCGGCCTTGTTGCCGGGCATCATGCTTGCGCTTCTCTATGCGCTCTATGCCTTTGGCTACGCGCTCCTTAATCCGCACAAGGCTCCTGCCGTGCAGATGGGTGCTGCCAATGAAGAGCCGATCACCCGCGCAGAAAGCCTCACATGGTTCCTCGGCGTTCCGGCGGCTCTGATCGTTGGCACGGTGCTCTTGAACAGCGTGAACCTCGTGGGCAGCCAGAACATCACCGTTTCGGCCTTCTCTGATGCGGGGCAAACCGCAAGCCTGCGCACCAACGTGGGCCCGGAGTGTCAGGCGGCGATGATTGACCTGCATGGTCAAGAAGCCTGGGATGCCGCCGTGGCTGAGCAGGTCGAGATCGATGCGGCGGGCGGCGTGGCTGAAGCCACCAAGCTTTCTGAAGAAGAGCTGGCCCAGGCGCTGGAGCAGAAGATCGCCAATGCGGCGCCCATCGGCACCGGTATTGCGACCATCATCGTGCTTCTGGGGCTGACGCTGGCCGTGGGCCGGGGCGTGGCGCCGTCGCGTGATGCCAAGCCGTTGATCGTTGGTGCCATTGGTCTGTTGCTGCTGGCGCTGATTGATGTGATCGCGATTGGACCCACCACCTCGGCCTCGGCCACGGTGGCGTGGATGCTGCTGCCTGTCCTGCTTGCGCTTTATGGCTGCAAGGAAGCGGCGGCGCGCTGTGCCCGCAACGATCTGATCCGGGTGGTCTTCCCGCCGCTGGTTCTGATCGTGGCGGTGCTGGGCTCGATCCTGGGTGGGATCACCAACCCGACGCCCGCTGCGGCGCTTGGGGCCGGTGGCGCCATCATGCTCGCGGCCTACCGTCGCCTGAAGGATGAGGGTCAATCCGGCAATATCATCATCTGGGCCACCTTCGCGGTGATCCTGGCGATCCTCACCGGTATGAACTTTGACCTTCGGATCAATCAGGACGTGGTTCCCGCAGAAAGCTACGCGGCATTCTTCTTTGCCTATTCGTGCTATCTGTTTGCGCTCTTTGGCCTGCTCTACGGGATCTGGGTGCTCTTCAAAGGCGGGGTGATGACACCGATCGTGCGGGAAACCGCCAAGGTGACGTCGATGGTCTTTACCATCCTCATCGGCTCGCAGCTGCTGAACCTGGTGGTGATCTCCTTTGGGGGCGAGCACTATATCCAGCAGTTCCTGAAGAGCTTTGACAATGAGCTCACCGTGTTCCTCATCGTGATGCTGGTGCTGTTCATCCTCGGGTTTGTGCTCGACTTCCTGGAGATCATCTACATCGTGATCCCCATTGTCGGCCCGGTGATCTATGGCGGATCTTTTGATCCCAAATGGGTGACGATCATGGTGGCTGTGAACCTGCAGACGTCCTTCCTCACGCCGCCCTTTGGCTTTGCGCTATTCTATCTGCGCGGCGTGGCGCCGAGGGAGGTCACGACTGGCCATATCTACCGTGGTGTGTTGCCCTTCGTGTTGATCCAGGTGCTTGGGCTGGCGATCCTGTGGTTCTTCCCCTCGATCGTGACCATTGTACCGTCGCTGATCCCGAACTGA